A stretch of the Bradyrhizobium arachidis genome encodes the following:
- a CDS encoding DUF1330 domain-containing protein, with amino-acid sequence MPKAYWVATYRSIRNPDAMAAYAKASRPALEAAGGRVLARGIPAAAFELGLMERVVLIEFDSVESARVAYASPAYQAAHDLLGDGAERDIRIVEAVE; translated from the coding sequence ATGCCCAAGGCATACTGGGTCGCGACATACCGCTCGATCAGGAACCCCGACGCGATGGCAGCCTATGCCAAGGCGTCGCGGCCCGCCCTCGAAGCTGCTGGTGGCCGCGTGCTCGCGCGCGGCATCCCGGCGGCGGCCTTCGAACTCGGCCTGATGGAGCGGGTCGTTCTCATCGAGTTCGATAGTGTGGAAAGCGCAAGGGTGGCGTACGCCAGCCCGGCCTATCAGGCCGCGCATGATTTGCTCGGCGACGGCGCCGAGCGCGACATACGGATCGTCGAAGCGGTCGAGTAG